The Streptomyces sp. GSL17-111 region GTTGTAGCCGGTGCCGGCGCCGAGTTCCAGAATGCGCTGGGCGGGGGCGATGTGAAGCTGTTCAAGCATCAGGGCGACGATGCGAGGCTGGGAAGCGGCGCTGATCGAGGTCCCGGAGCCGTCCGTCTTGGTGTAGACGGCGTCGTCGGCGTACGCCTCCGTCAGCGGCACGCCGGGTACGAACAGATGCCGGGGAACGGTGCGGATCGCGTCCTCGACCTGCCTGGTGCGGATGGTGTCGTCCTTGACCAAGGTGTCGGTGAGCTGGTTGCGCAGTTCCTCGGGGGAAGGGGCGGTCGGGGTGGTGCTGAGGGCGGAAGTCATGGCGCGGACCTTACGGGCGTCGAGTGCGGAACCGGCGGTATCCGGTCGGGTGTCGGAGTGGAAGACGATGCTGGTCGCGAGGGCTGCCAGGGTGGCCTGGTCGGCGCCGGACAGGCCCGCTCGGTTGCCGTGGAAGATGAAGTGGTGGGCGAGGATGGCGCGTATTCCGCGGTGAAGCCCACCGCGGCGGGCAAGCGAGGCGAGGTGTTGCCCTGCTGTGGTGAACGCGCTTGTCCAGGCACCCGGCAGCACGGTTTCGGGGGCACTGGCCGGATCGGTGGTCATCAGGCGGCGGACGGCCTGTTCCAGGCGATCTCGTCGCTCGGTGCCCAAGGCGTGGGCGGTGCGGGGTGGGCGTAGTTCGGTGACCTTGGCCCAGGCGTCGCCCTGCTCGAACCAGTCTTGACCGGCCGCGCGCAGCAGGGCGCCGAACAGAAGTACGGCCGTCTCGCGCCGTCCCAACCCGGTCTGAAAGGTCAGAAGGTGGCGGCTGTCAGCGTGGAAGAGGGTGTGCGCGATGTCCATGCCGGTCGGGCCGCCGAAGGCGAGAGTCTCGGGCTCGTAAATGCCGTCCCGCCACCGGATGAGGTGGTGGTCATTTGCCATGCCGGTCAGCAGGTCTCGGACGGCTGCTGCTCCGGCTTCGTCGGCCTGGTAGCGCAGCCGCCAGCCGGGGACCTTGCGGATGTACCACCAGCGGTTGATCAGCCCGTCGTCCTGGAGCCGGTTCAGGGTGGGCGCGAGGTGCGTGCGGGCGGTGGACTCGGCTGCTGGGGAGTCGGGAAGGTGAAGCATGTGTTGGCGCCAGGGCCATCTCTGCCGGGGCATTGGTGCCTCCTGTCGGGAAGTTCGTCTCGGTTCAGGTGATGAGCAGGCAGGTGTCCCATGCGGTCGCTGGGGGGCCAGCGGCCGCCAGCGCAGCCAAGGCGCTCCCCGCGGTGCCTTCCAGCAGACCGGGGCCGCAGTCAGAGCTCGGTTCGGTAGCGGCGAGGCGATCGGCGGCCAGGGCACGAAGCTGGTCAGCGGCTGGCGGGTCGGCCAGTTCGGCGGCACGGGTGGCGATGGCGGCCAGACCCGCGTGTCCATGGCACAGCGTCGCGTCGACCGTGGCGGTGAGCTGCGCCGGGTCGGTGAGGGCGCCGATCAGCGCTGCCTCGGCCATCCGCTGGCGGGCGGTGTCGCCGGTCGCCGCGGCAGCGAGCTGCTGCACCCGCGCGGCCCCGGCAGTGCCGTAACACCAGGAAGGGCGGCGCTGGGCGCCGCTGTGCACGACCGTCGGCGGGCCGGCGGCCAACTCGCGCCAGGTGACCATGTACGGCCAGCGGGCTCCGTGCGGGGAGTCGGTGCGCCACCGGTCCGTCCAGCGGCAGATCGCGTTGATCGCCTCGGTGTGGCGAGGAACGGTGACCTCCCGTAGCGCACAGATGGACAGGAGGGCGAGGGGCCCGCCGATCCCGTGGGCCAGTCC contains the following coding sequences:
- a CDS encoding lanthionine synthetase C family protein; amino-acid sequence: MTPQDAVTVADELSEPAVHRPTGEKWWRQSLAHGAPGIALLHIELAARGIRPWARAHTWLSYAASAPVTSGGSSGAFYGAPAVAYALATSAAVRPGSYQRALTTLHARIGADIQHRLREAGSRIDCGRTPLLAEFDTLRGLAGLGAYLLRHDPGSPELRELLSYLVRLAQPLADQGEQVPGWWTKTAPTGRVDPAEFPGGHANLGLAHGIGGPLALLSICALREVTVPRHTEAINAICRWTDRWRTDSPHGARWPYMVTWRELAAGPPTVVHSGAQRRPSWCYGTAGAARVQQLAAAATGDTARQRMAEAALIGALTDPAQLTATVDATLCHGHAGLAAIATRAAELADPPAADQLRALAADRLAATEPSSDCGPGLLEGTAGSALAALAAAGPPATAWDTCLLIT
- the fxlM gene encoding methyltransferase, FxLD system, encoding MLHLPDSPAAESTARTHLAPTLNRLQDDGLINRWWYIRKVPGWRLRYQADEAGAAAVRDLLTGMANDHHLIRWRDGIYEPETLAFGGPTGMDIAHTLFHADSRHLLTFQTGLGRRETAVLLFGALLRAAGQDWFEQGDAWAKVTELRPPRTAHALGTERRDRLEQAVRRLMTTDPASAPETVLPGAWTSAFTTAGQHLASLARRGGLHRGIRAILAHHFIFHGNRAGLSGADQATLAALATSIVFHSDTRPDTAGSALDARKVRAMTSALSTTPTAPSPEELRNQLTDTLVKDDTIRTRQVEDAIRTVPRHLFVPGVPLTEAYADDAVYTKTDGSGTSISAASQPRIVALMLEQLHIAPAQRILELGAGTGYNAALMGHLTGPEGQVTTIDVDDDLVDSAAQHLTAADATNVDVVLADGVLGHPDGAPYDRVIATVGAWEVPVSWLEQLAPTGRLVVPLRLAGAASRSITFEREGDGWVSRDSHMAVFMPLRGIGDDARRIIDLTGDGRVTLQAHKDNQHATDARALLGVLEHPAYEEWTGVHFVPMESFEWLDLWLACCLDNPLMRMNVEPAAKESGLVRPMFPAVAMSTTAADGSLAYLTIRRAAPTPDGGRRFEVGVIGHGPTGQQLAEHVSREITAWDSTFRNRTVRFALPDTSPAPAQKATGRFVLDRPHRPLTITWQ